The sequence GAAGGCGATGGCCGCGAGGCACAGAGCAGCATCCCGCAATAGGCAGCTCAGACAATTATTCTTGCGATCAGGAGGCGGGTGATGCGTCTGCACGTGGCAGATGTGTATCTCCCCATTGGGTAATTTCGGCATAGACCGGGGCCAGCGCGCGCCCGGCTTCGGTGAGGCGGTAATGGGCGCGCTTGCCGCCCGGTGGGTCGCGCTGCAATAGCCCGGCCTGGCACAGCATGGCCAGCCTGTCGGTGAGCA comes from Pseudomonadota bacterium and encodes:
- a CDS encoding helix-turn-helix domain-containing protein — protein: MPEYRASRSPCPIGRASRVLGDRWAMLILRDALLGEERFEGWMARLDISRAVLTDRLAMLCQAGLLQRDPPGGKRAHYRLTEAGRALAPVYAEITQWGDTHLPRADASPAS